In the genome of Pongo pygmaeus isolate AG05252 chromosome 9, NHGRI_mPonPyg2-v2.0_pri, whole genome shotgun sequence, one region contains:
- the STX3 gene encoding syntaxin-3 isoform X2: MKDRLEQLKAKQLTQDDDTDEVEIAIDNTAFMDEFFSEIEETRLNIDKISEHVEEAKKLYSIILSAPIPEPKTKDDLEQLTTEIKKRANNVRNKLKSMEKHIEEDEVRSSADLRIRKSQHSVLSRKFVEVMTKYNEAQVDFRERSKGRIQRQLEITGKKTTDEELEEMLESGNPAIFTSGIIDSQISKQALSEIEGRHKDIVRLESSIKELHDMFMDIAMLVENQGEMLDNIELNVMHTVDHVEKARDETKKAVKYQSQARKKRISLQTGVATLVFR; the protein is encoded by the exons AAGCAGCTGACACAGGATGATGATACTGATGAGGTTGAGATTGCTATCGACAACACGGCTTTTATGGACGAGTTCTTTTCTGAG ATTGAGGAAACTCGGCTTAACATTGACAAGATCTCAGAACATGTAGAGGAGGCTAAGAAACTCTACAGTATCATTCTGTCTGCACCGATTCCAGAGCCAA AAACCAAGGATGACCTAGAGCAGCTCACGACTGAGATTAAGAAAAGGGCCAATAACGTCCGGAACAAACTGAAGA GCATGGAGAAGCATATTGAAGAAGATGAGGTCAGGTCATCGGCAGACCTTCGGATTCGGAAATCCCAG CACTCTGTCCTTTCTCGGAAGTTTGTGGAGGTGATGACCAAATACAATGAAGCTCAGGTGGACTTCCGAGAACGCAGCAAAGGGCGAATCCAGCGGCAGCTCGAAATTA CCGGCAAAAAGACAACCGACGAGGAGCTGGAGGAGATGTTGGAGAGTGGCAACCCGGCCATCTTCACTTCTGGG ATCATTGACTCACAGATTTCCAAGCAAGCCCTCAGTGAGATTGAGGGACGGCACAAGGACATtgtgaggctggagagcagcatcAAGGAGCTTCATGACATGTTTATGGACATCGCCATGCTGGTGGAGAATCAG GGTGAGATGTTAGATAACATAGAGTTGAATGTCATGCACACAGTGGACCACGTGGAGAAGGCACGAGATGAAACGAAAAAAGCTGTGAAATACCAGAGTCAGGCCCGGAAG AAACGGATTTCACTCCAGACTGGTGTGGCCACCCTTGTCTTCAGATGA
- the STX3 gene encoding syntaxin-3 isoform X3, whose protein sequence is MKDRLEQLKAKQLTQDDDTDEVEIAIDNTAFMDEFFSEIEETRLNIDKISEHVEEAKKLYSIILSAPIPEPKTKDDLEQLTTEIKKRANNVRNKLKSMEKHIEEDEVRSSADLRIRKSQHSVLSRKFVEVMTKYNEAQVDFRERSKGRIQRQLEITGKKTTDEELEEMLESGNPAIFTSGIIDSQISKQALSEIEGRHKDIVRLESSIKELHDMFMDIAMLVENQGSMIDRIENNMDQSVGFVERAVADTKKAVKYQSEARRKRISLQTGVATLVFR, encoded by the exons AAGCAGCTGACACAGGATGATGATACTGATGAGGTTGAGATTGCTATCGACAACACGGCTTTTATGGACGAGTTCTTTTCTGAG ATTGAGGAAACTCGGCTTAACATTGACAAGATCTCAGAACATGTAGAGGAGGCTAAGAAACTCTACAGTATCATTCTGTCTGCACCGATTCCAGAGCCAA AAACCAAGGATGACCTAGAGCAGCTCACGACTGAGATTAAGAAAAGGGCCAATAACGTCCGGAACAAACTGAAGA GCATGGAGAAGCATATTGAAGAAGATGAGGTCAGGTCATCGGCAGACCTTCGGATTCGGAAATCCCAG CACTCTGTCCTTTCTCGGAAGTTTGTGGAGGTGATGACCAAATACAATGAAGCTCAGGTGGACTTCCGAGAACGCAGCAAAGGGCGAATCCAGCGGCAGCTCGAAATTA CCGGCAAAAAGACAACCGACGAGGAGCTGGAGGAGATGTTGGAGAGTGGCAACCCGGCCATCTTCACTTCTGGG ATCATTGACTCACAGATTTCCAAGCAAGCCCTCAGTGAGATTGAGGGACGGCACAAGGACATtgtgaggctggagagcagcatcAAGGAGCTTCATGACATGTTTATGGACATCGCCATGCTGGTGGAGAATCAG GGATCCATGATTGACCGTATCGAGAACAACATGGACCAGTCAGTGGGCTTTGTGGAGCGGGCCGTGGCAGATACCAAAAAGGCTGTCAAGTATCAGAGTGAAGCCCGGAGG AAACGGATTTCACTCCAGACTGGTGTGGCCACCCTTGTCTTCAGATGA
- the STX3 gene encoding syntaxin-3 isoform X4 — MEKHIEEDEVRSSADLRIRKSQHSVLSRKFVEVMTKYNEAQVDFRERSKGRIQRQLEITGKKTTDEELEEMLESGNPAIFTSGIIDSQISKQALSEIEGRHKDIVRLESSIKELHDMFMDIAMLVENQGEMLDNIELNVMHTVDHVEKARDETKKAVKYQSQARKKLIIIIVLVVVLLGILALIIGLSVGLK; from the exons ATGGAGAAGCATATTGAAGAAGATGAGGTCAGGTCATCGGCAGACCTTCGGATTCGGAAATCCCAG CACTCTGTCCTTTCTCGGAAGTTTGTGGAGGTGATGACCAAATACAATGAAGCTCAGGTGGACTTCCGAGAACGCAGCAAAGGGCGAATCCAGCGGCAGCTCGAAATTA CCGGCAAAAAGACAACCGACGAGGAGCTGGAGGAGATGTTGGAGAGTGGCAACCCGGCCATCTTCACTTCTGGG ATCATTGACTCACAGATTTCCAAGCAAGCCCTCAGTGAGATTGAGGGACGGCACAAGGACATtgtgaggctggagagcagcatcAAGGAGCTTCATGACATGTTTATGGACATCGCCATGCTGGTGGAGAATCAG GGTGAGATGTTAGATAACATAGAGTTGAATGTCATGCACACAGTGGACCACGTGGAGAAGGCACGAGATGAAACGAAAAAAGCTGTGAAATACCAGAGTCAGGCCCGGAAG AAATTGATAATTATCATTGTGCTAGTAGTTGTGTTGCTGGGCATTTTAGCATTGATTATTGGACTTTCCGTTGGGCTGAAATAA
- the STX3 gene encoding syntaxin-3 isoform X1 has translation MKDRLEQLKAKQLTQDDDTDEVEIAIDNTAFMDEFFSEIEETRLNIDKISEHVEEAKKLYSIILSAPIPEPKTKDDLEQLTTEIKKRANNVRNKLKSMEKHIEEDEVRSSADLRIRKSQHSVLSRKFVEVMTKYNEAQVDFRERSKGRIQRQLEITGKKTTDEELEEMLESGNPAIFTSGIIDSQISKQALSEIEGRHKDIVRLESSIKELHDMFMDIAMLVENQGEMLDNIELNVMHTVDHVEKARDETKKAVKYQSQARKKLIIIIVLVVVLLGILALIIGLSVGLK, from the exons AAGCAGCTGACACAGGATGATGATACTGATGAGGTTGAGATTGCTATCGACAACACGGCTTTTATGGACGAGTTCTTTTCTGAG ATTGAGGAAACTCGGCTTAACATTGACAAGATCTCAGAACATGTAGAGGAGGCTAAGAAACTCTACAGTATCATTCTGTCTGCACCGATTCCAGAGCCAA AAACCAAGGATGACCTAGAGCAGCTCACGACTGAGATTAAGAAAAGGGCCAATAACGTCCGGAACAAACTGAAGA GCATGGAGAAGCATATTGAAGAAGATGAGGTCAGGTCATCGGCAGACCTTCGGATTCGGAAATCCCAG CACTCTGTCCTTTCTCGGAAGTTTGTGGAGGTGATGACCAAATACAATGAAGCTCAGGTGGACTTCCGAGAACGCAGCAAAGGGCGAATCCAGCGGCAGCTCGAAATTA CCGGCAAAAAGACAACCGACGAGGAGCTGGAGGAGATGTTGGAGAGTGGCAACCCGGCCATCTTCACTTCTGGG ATCATTGACTCACAGATTTCCAAGCAAGCCCTCAGTGAGATTGAGGGACGGCACAAGGACATtgtgaggctggagagcagcatcAAGGAGCTTCATGACATGTTTATGGACATCGCCATGCTGGTGGAGAATCAG GGTGAGATGTTAGATAACATAGAGTTGAATGTCATGCACACAGTGGACCACGTGGAGAAGGCACGAGATGAAACGAAAAAAGCTGTGAAATACCAGAGTCAGGCCCGGAAG AAATTGATAATTATCATTGTGCTAGTAGTTGTGTTGCTGGGCATTTTAGCATTGATTATTGGACTTTCCGTTGGGCTGAAATAA